The region CGCCCTGCACTATCTACACCAGGCATTGCAGGTCGCCGCCTCGATCGACGGCTATGTGCCGCCCGGCGAGCTGCTCGATGCGCTGGCGCGCGAATACGCGCATGCGGGCGACTATGCGCGCGCCTACGATATCGCGCTCGACGCGGGCGTGGCGCGCGAAAAAAGCCACACCCAGCAGGCGAGCAACCGCGCCACCGCCATGCAGGTCTACCACCAGACGGAACATGCGCGCTCGGAAGGCTATCATCACCGCGAACTGGCCGCGTCCGAGGCGCGCCGCGCCGAAGTGCTGCAGCAGACCAGCGATACCCTGGAGCGGCTGTCGGCCATCGGCCAGGAAATCACCACCCACCTCGACGCCAGCGCCGTGTTCCAGGTGCTGGACCGCCATGTGCATGCCTTGCTGCCCGTTAACACCTTTGCCGTCTACATGCTCGACGCGGCGGGCACGGCCCTGCGCCGCGCGCACGGCATCGAGGCGGGCCGCCCGCTGCCCGACAATGCCATCCCCCTGAGTAATCCACGCGCCTATTCCGTGCGCTGCCTGCTTGGACGGCGCGAGGTGTATATCGCGCAAGTTCCGCCGCGGCGCCATGCCTACACCGTGCCTGGCACCCTGCATAACCAGAGCGTGCTGTATGTGCCGCTGATGGTGGGCGAACGCGTGCTCGGCGTGATGACGGTGCAGGCTTGCCATGCGAATGCGTACGGCGAGCGCGAGCGGCTGATTTTCCGCACCCTGTGCGCGTACGGCGCCATCGCGCTCGACAATGCCAGCGCCTACCGCCAGCTGCAAGATGCTCAGGCGCAACTGGTGTCGCAGGAAAAGCTGGCCGCCCTCGGTTCGCTGATGGCGGGCGTGGCGCATGAGCTGAACACGCCGATCGGCAACAGCTTATTGATTGCCAGCACCATGCAGCAAAAGACGGACGACGTGGCGCGCCTGATGAACGGCGCCGGCCTGCGCCGCTCGGACCTGGCCGCCTACATCGACGATGCGGGCAAGGCGGCCGAACTGGTGATGCGCGGCCTGCACAGCGCGGCCGACCTGGTCAACAGTTTCAAGCAGGTGGCCGTCGACCGCACCACCGAGCAGCGGCGCCAGTTCGACTTGCAGCAGGTCAGCACGGAAATCATCGCCACCGTCATGAACCGCATCCGCAGCTCGGGCCACCGCATCGAGACAGACATCGATTTCGGCATCGCCATGGACAGCTATCCGGGCCCGTTCGGACAGGTAATCACCAATTTGATCAACAATGCCCTGCTGCACGCCTTCGACCAGGCGGCCAACGACGGCAGCGCCAGCACGGGCTGCATGCGCCTGTCGGCCACGACCGACGCCGCGCGCGTGCGGATCGTCTTTGCCGACAATGGCGGCGGCATCGCCGAACAGTATCTGTCGCGTATCTTCGACCCCTTCTTTACCACCAAGCTGGGCCAGGGCGGCAGCGGTCTGGGGCTGTCGATCAGCTACAACATCGTCACGGCCCTGCTGGGCGGCACCATCCAGGTGGCCAGCAGCCCTGCCGGCACGCACTTCACGCTGGACCTGCCGCTGGTGGCGCCCCAGCTGGACGGCGCGGCCCCGGCCAGCATCTATTGATGCCTGCCGTACACGGGCGCGCGCTTGCCTATACAAGTACGCGCCCGGACGGTCTTTCCAATCTAAAAGCAAAACCCTTATAATTGAACGGCTGACGTACCTGCCATTGCATTATTTTCAACTTGGCAAACCGCATCGTATCGCCCGATTGGCATCCACGGGCGACGGTCAACACAGCAGCGCGCCGGGCAAGGCAGCCATCAGCACGACGTTTTTCGGCTGATGCAACCCGGCGGGAAAGGCACGCCGCCGGCGGCCTGCGCATCTTCAAGTGGTCATTATGTCTACAAAAAAACCGATCAAGCACTACCTCCAGTTCTCCGATTTCACGTTGGAAGAGTACGAATATGTGATCGAACGCGCCCATCTGATCAAGCGCAAGTTCAAGAACTACGAAATCTACCATCCACTGATCGACCGCACCCTGGTGATGGTCTTTGAAAAGAATTCCACCCGCACGCGCCTGTCGTTCGAGGCCGGCATGCACCAGCTGGGCGGCGCCGCCATCTACCTGAACACGCGCGACTCGCAGCTGGGCCGCGGCGAACCGGTGGAAGACGCGGGCCAGGTCATGTCGCGCATGTGCGACATCATCATGGTGCGCACCTTCGGCCAGGAAATCATCGAGCGTTTCGCCGCCAACTCGCGCGTGCCCGTGATCAATGGCCTGACCAATGAACACCACCCGTGCCAGGTATTTGCCGACATCTTCACGTATATCGAGCACCGCGGTTCGATCGCCGGCAAGGTCGTCGCCTGGATCGGCGACGCCAACAACATGCTGTATTCGTGGCTGCAGGCGGCCGAGGTGTTCGGCTTCCACGTCAACGTGTCGACGCCGAAGGGCTACGACATCGACCTGTCGCAGGTCAAGACGCAGCGCTACACCTTCTTCGCCAACCCGTCCGACGCCTGCGAAGGCGCGCACCTGGTCAACACGGACGTGTGGACCAGCATGGGCTACGAAGCGGAAAACGCGGCCCGCATCGCCGCCTTCGACGGCTGGATCGTCGATGGCGCGAAGATGGCCCGCGCCGCGCCCGACGCGCTGTTCATGCACTGCCTGCCCGCCCACCGCGGCGAGGAAGTGGCCGCCGAAGTGATCGACGGCCCGCAATCGGTGGTGTGGGACGAGGCGGAAAACCGCCTGCACGTGCAAAAAGCTTTAATCGAGTACCTGTTACTCGGTAAAATCAGTTAATTCGCCAGGAAATGGCCGATCACCTGGCAGCATCGCACTACATACATAGACAACGACAACTGGAAGCAATATGAGCGACATTAAAAAAGTAGTTCTCGCCTATTCGGGCGGACTCGACACCTCCGTCATCCTGAAATGGCTGCAAGATAACTACCAGTGCGAAATCGTCACCTTCACGGCCGACCTGGGCCAGGGCGAAGAACTGGAACCGGCACGCGCCAAGGCCATCAAATTCGGCATCAAGCCGGAAAACATCCATATCGAAGACGTGCGCGAGGAATTCGTGCGCGATTTCGTCTTCCCGATGTTCCGCGCCAATACCGTGTATGAAGGCGAATACCTGCTGGGCACCTCGATCGCCCGCCCGCTGATCGCCAAGCGCCTGATCGAAATCGCCAACGCCACCGGCGCCGACGCCATTTCGCACGGCGCCACCGGCAAGGGCAACGACCAGGTGCGTTTCGAACTGGGCGCCTACGCGCTGAAGCCAGGCGTGAAGATCATCGCCCCATGGCGCGAGTGGGATCTGCTGTCGCGCGAAAAACTGCTGAAGTACGCGGAAGACGCCGGCATCGAAATCGACATGAAGCACAAGAACGGCGGCGCGCCGTACTCGATGGACGCCAACTTGCTGCACATCAGCTTTGAAGGCCGCCACCTGGAAAACCCGAGCGCCGAAGCGGAAGAAACCATGTGGCGCTGGACCGTCAGCCCTGAAAAGGCGCCGGACGAAGCGGAATACCTGGACATCGAATACGAAAAAGGCGACATCGTCGCCATCAACGGCGTGCGCATGTCGCCCGCCACCGTGCTGGCCGAACTGAACAAAGTTGGCGGCAAGCATGGCGTGGGACGCCTGGACCTGGTGGAAAACCGCTATGTCGGCATGAAATCGCGCGGCTGCTATGAAACCCCGGGCGGCACCATCATGCTGAAAGCCCACCGCGCCATCGAATCGATCACCCTGGACCGCGAAGTTGCCCATCTGAAAGACGACCTGATGCCGCGCTACGCCTCGATGATCTACAACGGCTACTGGTGGGCGCCCGAGCGCGTCGCCCTGCAAACCCTGATCGACCACACGCAGGAAACCGTGAACGGCTGGGTACGCATCAAGTTGTACAAGGGCAATGTGATCGTCGTCTCGCGCGACTCGAAGACCGATTCGCTGTTCGACATGAACATCGCCACCTTCGACGAAGACGGCGGCGCCTACAACCAGGCCGACGCCGGCGGCTTCATCAAGCTGAACGCCTTGCGCATGCGCATCGCCGCCATCGCCCGCGAAAAGCGCGGCCAGAAGTAAGT is a window of Janthinobacterium sp. 1_2014MBL_MicDiv DNA encoding:
- a CDS encoding ATP-binding protein — its product is MEMFALEHDIAQWEDSLQPLRAVERLPLLMLLAWHLRQRNCAQAQQYAAEASILLPLAQLPAHALAIAQARLQLVRAEVAWLQGSLDAAESLAMAAHAILCAHGDGAGCADVHWLLSSIAVDRGDHARCDAELLAAGEQARSAGDAMRARLADAATARWAVLRDAPAALARWGGHFLADGASGKLDAPLATWIHDFRGLLAHTSRDLGTAAGHYMQSYEAALESGQLRGAITAAINIGDCFASLNDHESALEWMQCALDLARPTGWPRSIGACQTHAAETMRKLGRLAAAEDLLREALLILAPVSGARTYANALFHLGELSLDKGDYDTALDAFSRLAQRAEALGQADFRSMAQRGSAHALSYLDRPDEAHQAAERARQLATVQGDAMHQVAALRVLAMLHARHDLPPPPGMQERNPALHYLHQALQVAASIDGYVPPGELLDALAREYAHAGDYARAYDIALDAGVAREKSHTQQASNRATAMQVYHQTEHARSEGYHHRELAASEARRAEVLQQTSDTLERLSAIGQEITTHLDASAVFQVLDRHVHALLPVNTFAVYMLDAAGTALRRAHGIEAGRPLPDNAIPLSNPRAYSVRCLLGRREVYIAQVPPRRHAYTVPGTLHNQSVLYVPLMVGERVLGVMTVQACHANAYGERERLIFRTLCAYGAIALDNASAYRQLQDAQAQLVSQEKLAALGSLMAGVAHELNTPIGNSLLIASTMQQKTDDVARLMNGAGLRRSDLAAYIDDAGKAAELVMRGLHSAADLVNSFKQVAVDRTTEQRRQFDLQQVSTEIIATVMNRIRSSGHRIETDIDFGIAMDSYPGPFGQVITNLINNALLHAFDQAANDGSASTGCMRLSATTDAARVRIVFADNGGGIAEQYLSRIFDPFFTTKLGQGGSGLGLSISYNIVTALLGGTIQVASSPAGTHFTLDLPLVAPQLDGAAPASIY
- a CDS encoding argininosuccinate synthase translates to MSDIKKVVLAYSGGLDTSVILKWLQDNYQCEIVTFTADLGQGEELEPARAKAIKFGIKPENIHIEDVREEFVRDFVFPMFRANTVYEGEYLLGTSIARPLIAKRLIEIANATGADAISHGATGKGNDQVRFELGAYALKPGVKIIAPWREWDLLSREKLLKYAEDAGIEIDMKHKNGGAPYSMDANLLHISFEGRHLENPSAEAEETMWRWTVSPEKAPDEAEYLDIEYEKGDIVAINGVRMSPATVLAELNKVGGKHGVGRLDLVENRYVGMKSRGCYETPGGTIMLKAHRAIESITLDREVAHLKDDLMPRYASMIYNGYWWAPERVALQTLIDHTQETVNGWVRIKLYKGNVIVVSRDSKTDSLFDMNIATFDEDGGAYNQADAGGFIKLNALRMRIAAIAREKRGQK
- the argF gene encoding ornithine carbamoyltransferase translates to MSTKKPIKHYLQFSDFTLEEYEYVIERAHLIKRKFKNYEIYHPLIDRTLVMVFEKNSTRTRLSFEAGMHQLGGAAIYLNTRDSQLGRGEPVEDAGQVMSRMCDIIMVRTFGQEIIERFAANSRVPVINGLTNEHHPCQVFADIFTYIEHRGSIAGKVVAWIGDANNMLYSWLQAAEVFGFHVNVSTPKGYDIDLSQVKTQRYTFFANPSDACEGAHLVNTDVWTSMGYEAENAARIAAFDGWIVDGAKMARAAPDALFMHCLPAHRGEEVAAEVIDGPQSVVWDEAENRLHVQKALIEYLLLGKIS